One Panicum virgatum strain AP13 chromosome 3N, P.virgatum_v5, whole genome shotgun sequence DNA segment encodes these proteins:
- the LOC120663987 gene encoding B-box zinc finger protein 22-like, with amino-acid sequence MPQSQQPLGRFGIRFPARPTRLAPRALLARAPDTEREAAAAFPMKVLCSACEAAEASVLCCADDAALCARCDREVHAANRLAGKHQRLPLLAPGGQSAAVAPPKCDICQECDAYFFCLEDRALLCRSCDVAVHTANAFVSAHRRFLLTGVQVGQELEDPAPEQPEPPPPPPAKSDPAPPLYGEGDFSWAAGVTGFLEDWAAVNEQFGSPAPRQAEAGSRATPKRSPRAPAFGAGQGRVAGGIMDWPLGEFFRGVSDFNGGFSFGESGTSKADSGKLGGSAGGSPYYRSSSEDRDANEMFGQVPEIQWSVPELPSPPTASGLHWQHGGGPDSTAFVPDSFPTAAGAKRQRNR; translated from the exons ATGCCGCAAAGCCAGCAGCCATTGGGACGATTTGGCATTCGATTCCCAGCCCGGCCCACGCGCCTCGCCCCTCGCGCCTTGTTGGCGCGTGCCCCAGACACCGAgagagaagcggcggcggcgtttccCATGAAGGTGCTGTGCAGCGCctgcgaggcggcggaggcgagcgtcCTCTGCTGCGCCGACGACGCCGCCCTCTGCGCGCGCTGCGACCGCGAGGTCCACGCCGCCAACCGGTTGGCCGGCAAGCACCAGCGCCTGCCCCTCCTCGCCCCCGGCGGCCAaagcgccgccgtggcgccgcccAAGTGCGACATATGCCAG GAATGCGACGCCTACTTCTTCTGCCTCGAGGACCGCGCGCTGCTCTGCCGGAGCTGCGACGTCGCCGTGCACACCGCCAACGCCTTCgtctcggcgcaccgccgctTCCTGCTCACCGGCGTCCAGGTTGGCCAGGAGCTGGAGGACCCCGCCCCGGAgcagccggagccgccgccgcccccgccggccaaGAGCGACCCGGCCCCGCCGCTTTACGGCGAGGGCGACTtcagctgggcggccggcgtcACCGGGTTCCTCGAGGACTGGGCGGCCGTGAACGAGCAGTTCGGCTCCCCTGCTCCGCGCCAAGCCGAGGCGGGGAGCCGGGCCACGCCGAAGCGGAGCCCGCGGGCGCCGGCTTTCGGTGCCGGCCAGGGCCGCGTCGCCGGCGGGATCATGGACTGGCCCCTGGGCGAGTTCTTCCGCGGCGTCAGCGATTTCAACGGCGGCTTCAGCTTCGGCGAGAGCGGCACCTCCAAG GCCGACAGCGGGAAGCTCGGGGGCAGCGCGGGAGGCTCCCCGTACTACCGCTCGTCGTCGGAGGACCGGGACGCCAATGAGATGTTCGGCCAGGTGCCGGAGATCCAGTGGTCGGTGCCTGAGCTCCCCTCCCCACCGACGGCCTCCGGGCTCCACTGGCAACACGGCGGCGGCCCCGACAGCACGGCCTTCGTGCCGGACAGCTTCCCGACCGCCGCAGGAGCAAAGCGCCAGAGGAATCGCTAG
- the LOC120663988 gene encoding uncharacterized protein LOC120663988 — translation MIRQWLLPEMKLAVGKPEYKMIIESDLKITCVHNEIVMELMWGIQHLMHKFVPEEKAEVAKEDRLPMSQGLKMFLRRYGFDVKPEMVNDQIVETAGDLFECDAVEKLFSSYLRDVSLCLKDTSGINCENWGNLKLATALIVIFGPEEDDNDFRKVLSEDEVSKLMDDARKYYGVLSMALSLRTYKKIRSAYRVRNEKKILLESLIKKAKEAFEAEQAQVCEKGKVHGESEQTPQEHVIFASKPPYVYEHPLPKGLKRSWNSAFEPNVLNKSTFCESLSLGVLVRLGAGGLQVFLKPSLQLPKPLCHISLFLMLCC, via the exons ATGATCAGGCAGTGGTTGCTTCCTGAGATGAAATTGGCTGTTGGAAAACCTGAATATAAAATGATAATTGAATCAGACTTG AAAATAACCTGCGTCCACAATGAGATTGTGATGGAGTTAATGTGGGGCATACAACATCtcatgcacaagtttgtgcctgAAGAAAAAGCAGAGGTGGCAAAAGAGGACCGCCTCCCCATGAGTCAAGGACTAAAAATGTTCTTGAGACGTTATGGATTTGATGTCAAACCAGAGATG GTCAATGATCAGATCGTTGAGACAGCAGGTGACCTGTTTGAGTGTGATGCTGTCGAAAAGTTATTTTCATCTTACTTGCGCGATGTTAGTCTGTGCCTTAAGGATACATCTGGCATTAATTGTGAGAATTGGGGCAATCTGAAGCTCGCAACAGCTCTGATAGTGATATTTGGCCCTGAAGAAGACGACAATGATTTTCGTAAG GTGCTTTCAGAAGATGAGGTATCAAAGTTGATGGATGATGCACGTAAATATTATGGTGTTCTGTCGATGGCCCTTAGCTTGAGAACCTACAAGAAGATTCGGTCTGCCTATCGAGTtaggaatgaaaaaaaaatattgttggagTCCTTAATTAAGAAAGCTAAGGAAGCGTTTGAAGCAGAACAAGCCCAAGTGTGTGAGAAGGGTAAGGTGCATGGAGAGTCAGAGCAAACTCCTCAAGAGCATGTGATCTTTGCATCTAAGCCACCTTATGTGTATGAGCATCCTCTGCCGAAGGGTCTCAAGAGATCCTGGAATTCTGCTTTTGAGCCAAATGTGCTCAATAAGTCTACCTTTTGTGAAAGCTTATCACTTGGTGTCTTGGTGAGACTGGGAGCAGGAGGATTGCAAGTATTTCTGAAGCCCAGCCTTCAACTTCCAAAGCCATTGTGCCATATAAGCCTTTTCCTCATGCTGTGCTGCTGA